A genomic region of Elaeis guineensis isolate ETL-2024a chromosome 9, EG11, whole genome shotgun sequence contains the following coding sequences:
- the LOC105034921 gene encoding serine hydroxymethyltransferase 4 yields the protein MWSQTATASIKPLSFSYRRVRRGLQPSPHLLLPIPTPPPPSFLPLLRRPLAVAATATSTAPAPAPAMDSVAAWGLTPLDAVDPEIHDLIEREKRRQSHGIELIASENFTSFAVMEALGSALTNKYSEGMPGNRYYGGNEFIDEIENLCRARALAAYRLDPARWGVNVQPYSGSPANFAAYTALLNPHDRIMGLDLPSGGHLTHGYYTSGGKKISATSIYFESLPYKVSPVTGYIDYDKLEEKALDFRPKLIICGGSAYPRDWDYARFRSIADKCGALLLCDMAHISGLVAAQEAADPFEFCDVVTTTTHKSLRGPRSGMIFYRKGPKPPKKGQPEDAVYDFEDKINFAVFPSLQGGPHNHQIAALAVALKQATSSGFKAYAKQVKANAVALGNYLMTKGYKLVTDGTENHLVLWDLRPLGLTGNKVEKVCDLCNITVNKNAVFGDSSALAPGGVRIGAPAMTSRGLVEKDFEQIAEFLHQAVNICLSIQKEYGKLLKDFNKGLANNKDIGNLKAEVEKFASSFDMPGFQMSAMKYQD from the exons ATGTGGTCACAAACCGCCACCGCTTCTATAAAGCCGCTCTCCTTCTCCTACCGCCGAGTCCGCCGCGGCCTCCAACCCTCTCCCCACCTCCTCCTCCCAATCCCGACGCCTCCTCCCCCCAGTTTCCTTCCCCTCCTCCGCCGCCCCCTTGCCGTCGCCGCCACCGCGACCTCCACCGCCCCCGCCCCCGCCCCCGCCATGGACTCCGTCGCCGCCTGGGGCCTCACCCCTCTCGACGCCGTCGACCCGGAGATCCACGACCTGATCGAGCGCGAGAAGCGCCGGCAGAGCCACGGCATCGAGCTCATCGCCTCCGAGAACTTCACCTCCTTCGCCGTTATGGAGGCCCTCGGCAGCGCCCTCACCAACAAATACTCCGAGGGTATGCCCGGCAACCGCTACTACGGTGGCAACGAATTCATCGACGAGATCGAGAATCTGTGCCGCGCCCGCGCCCTCGCCGCGTACCGCCTCGATCCCGCCCGCTGGGGCGTCAACGTCCAGCCCTATTCCGGCAGTCCCGCCAACTTCGCCGCCTATACAGCCCTCCTCAACCCACATGACCGTATCATGGGCCTCGACCTCCCCTCCGGCGGCCACCTCACCCATGGTTACTACACATCCGGCGGGAAGAAGATTTCCGCCACCTCCATCTACTTCGAGAGCTTGCCCTACAAGGTAAGCCCCGTCACCGGCTACATCGATTACGACAAGCTCGAGGAGAAGGCCCTCGACTTCCGCCCCAAGCTCATCATCTGCGGTGGCAGTGCCTACCCGAGGGATTGGGACTACGCCCGGTTCCGATCCATTGCTGACAAGTGCGGCGCTCTCCTCCTCTGTGACATGGCTCATATCAGTGGCCTTGTTGCCGCTCAG GAAGCTGCAGACCCATTTGAATTCTGTGATGTGGTCACGACCACGACTCACAAGAGTCTTAGAGGGCCAAGGTCAGGCATGATCTTCTACAGGAAGGGCCCTAAGCCTCCCAAGAAGGGCCAGCCAGAAGATGCTGTTTATGATTTTGAAGACAAGATCAACTTTGCAGTGTTTCCATCTCTCCAAGGTGGACCTCACAATCACCAGATTGCTGCTCTGGCTGTGGCCCTGAAACAGGCTACGTCATCTGGATTCAAGGCCTATGCCAAGCAGGTCAAGGCCAACGCTGTCGCTTTGGGAAACTATCTGATGACCAAGGGGTATAAGTTGGTCACCGATGGGACTGAGAACCACCTCGTCCTCTGGGATCTCCGACCTCTTGGCTTGACTG GCAACAAGGTTGAGAAAGTTTGCGACCTTTGCAACATTACGGTGAACAAAAATGCTGTGTTTGGAGACAGCAGTGCATTAGCTCCTGGTGGTGTTCGGATTG GTGCTCCTGCCATGACTTCAAGGGGTTTGGTTGAGAAGGACTTTGAGCAGATTGCGGAATTCCTTCACCAGGCAGTGAACATTTGCTTGAGCATTCAGAAAGAGTATGGAAAGCTTCTGAAGGACTTCAACAAGGGTTTGGCGAACAACAAGGACATCGGGAACCTCAAGGCAGAGGTGGAGAAGTTTGCATCTTCCTTTGACATGCCTGGCTTCCAAATGTCTGCCATGAAGTACCAGGACTAG